One window of candidate division WOR-3 bacterium genomic DNA carries:
- a CDS encoding ATP-binding cassette domain-containing protein, whose protein sequence is MNTVIKVRNLHKIYKRPIKEKGLKGALKEFFKRKYEEVYALKGISFEVYKGEILGFVGPNGAGKTTCMKILSGVLYKTEGYVSVLGFDPFKREKEFLKKITFVMGLEGFLEEIVWDISARDGLDFIKDLYEVDDKIFKNNLNEMVEILDVKDILDVPLRRLSKGQKMRLELIASLIYNPEVLFLDEPTLGLDIVSQKNIREFIKYYVEKNKATCILTSHYMKDVEELSDRLIVINKGEIIYEGKVKGAIEKFSGKKLIKFSLKNEKKKDELEKIYSKIHKDEEEEGVYRILVNKSDALLIARNLFQNFEISDIVIEEPELEEVLRDVFEESL, encoded by the coding sequence ATGAATACGGTTATAAAAGTTAGGAATCTTCATAAAATTTATAAAAGACCAATTAAAGAGAAAGGGCTTAAAGGAGCCCTGAAAGAATTTTTTAAAAGAAAATATGAAGAAGTTTATGCATTAAAGGGAATTAGTTTTGAAGTTTATAAGGGAGAGATTCTTGGTTTTGTTGGGCCAAATGGTGCAGGTAAAACAACATGTATGAAGATTCTATCAGGTGTTCTTTATAAAACAGAGGGTTATGTGAGTGTTCTTGGTTTTGATCCATTTAAAAGGGAAAAAGAGTTTTTAAAAAAGATAACATTTGTTATGGGGCTTGAAGGGTTTTTAGAGGAGATAGTATGGGATATATCAGCAAGAGATGGTCTTGATTTTATAAAAGACTTATATGAAGTTGATGATAAAATATTTAAGAATAATTTGAATGAAATGGTAGAAATACTTGATGTGAAAGATATTCTTGATGTTCCTTTAAGAAGACTTTCAAAGGGTCAAAAGATGAGGCTTGAACTTATTGCAAGTTTAATTTATAATCCAGAGGTATTATTTTTAGATGAGCCAACACTCGGTCTTGATATTGTTTCACAGAAAAATATAAGGGAATTCATAAAATATTATGTTGAAAAGAATAAAGCAACATGTATTCTAACAAGTCATTATATGAAGGATGTTGAGGAGTTATCTGATAGACTTATAGTTATAAACAAAGGTGAAATAATTTATGAGGGAAAAGTAAAGGGTGCAATTGAAAAATTTTCAGGTAAGAAATTGATAAAGTTCAGTTTGAAAAATGAAAAGAAAAAGGATGAACTGGAGAAAATTTATTCTAAAATTCATAAGGATGAGGAAGAGGAGGGGGTTTATAGAATTTTAGTTAATAAATCTGATGCACTTCTAATTGCAAGGAATTTGTTCCAAAATTTTGAAATAAGCGATATTGTAATAGAAGAGCCTGAACTTGAGGAGGTGTTAAGGGATGTTTTTGAAGAAAGCTTATAA
- a CDS encoding glycosyltransferase family 39 protein has product MNRKLIYLIFLSGFLIRFLLYIQRRDLWHDEAALLMNLKEKSFVELINEKLEYNQMAPLFFLILNKVSVILDNDKNNELIIRFFPFLFSLLSFFVFYFLIKELDDNIGFLLISLIVFLISETLLLYSSEFKHYSLDVFTTCLFLFIFFKFLKDYSLKYSILFFLSSLILPFFSFTIFFFFPSIILVSFYHFYKNKFLKKIYFLIFSSLIFLVFSIFYYKIFLLPYREVKGLIDYWNEFYFNPFKISEYVRFLGVFISIFHGTLGLRIPILVFLFFISGLLLIYRKDKILFLFFVICILTVSSFSFLRIYPFHGRLLLFLVPVLICIISMNYSIKNFFLKKIFYIAFFIIFVKTFFYDLKLLLYPHRIEIKKAISILKRENVKYVYVSGSLVMPFKIYEKNIKVIEKNQIFAYLKNKDRFWLILDNREIREFKEKNFFFVDTFKYFNVYLCKIKYVL; this is encoded by the coding sequence ATGAATAGAAAGTTAATTTATTTAATTTTTTTATCAGGTTTTTTAATTCGTTTTTTACTTTACATTCAGAGAAGAGATCTATGGCATGATGAAGCTGCTCTTTTAATGAATTTAAAAGAAAAATCTTTTGTTGAACTAATTAATGAAAAACTTGAATACAATCAAATGGCACCTTTATTTTTTTTGATTTTAAATAAAGTTTCAGTAATTTTAGATAATGATAAAAACAATGAACTTATCATAAGATTTTTCCCCTTTTTATTTTCCCTTTTATCATTTTTTGTTTTTTATTTTTTAATAAAGGAATTAGATGATAATATTGGATTTCTGTTAATTTCTCTTATTGTTTTTTTAATTTCAGAAACTCTTTTACTTTATTCTTCAGAATTCAAACACTATTCCTTAGATGTTTTTACAACATGTTTATTTTTGTTTATTTTTTTTAAGTTTTTAAAAGATTATTCATTAAAATATTCCATTTTATTTTTTCTTTCAAGTTTAATTTTGCCATTTTTTTCCTTCACGATTTTTTTCTTTTTTCCTTCAATTATTTTAGTTTCCTTTTATCATTTTTATAAAAATAAGTTTTTAAAAAAAATTTATTTTTTAATTTTTTCAAGTTTAATTTTTTTAGTTTTCTCAATTTTTTATTACAAAATTTTTTTATTGCCTTATAGAGAAGTTAAAGGTTTGATTGATTACTGGAATGAATTTTATTTTAATCCTTTTAAAATTTCAGAATATGTAAGATTTTTAGGTGTTTTTATTTCAATTTTTCACGGAACTCTTGGTCTTAGAATCCCAATTTTAGTTTTTCTTTTTTTTATAAGTGGTCTTTTGCTTATTTATAGAAAAGATAAAATTCTTTTTTTATTTTTTGTTATTTGTATTTTGACAGTTTCATCCTTTTCTTTTCTGAGAATTTATCCCTTTCACGGAAGGCTTCTTTTATTTTTAGTTCCAGTTTTAATTTGCATCATTTCTATGAATTATTCAATAAAAAATTTTTTTTTAAAGAAAATATTTTACATAGCATTTTTTATAATTTTTGTTAAAACATTTTTTTATGATTTAAAACTTTTATTATATCCACACAGAATTGAAATAAAAAAGGCAATTTCAATTCTAAAAAGAGAAAATGTTAAATATGTTTATGTTTCAGGAAGTTTAGTGATGCCATTTAAAATTTATGAAAAAAATATAAAAGTTATTGAAAAAAACCAAATTTTTGCTTATTTAAAAAATAAAGACAGATTTTGGCTTATTCTTGATAACAGGGAAATTCGAGAATTTAAAGAAAAAAATTTCTTTTTTGTAGATACTTTTAAATATTTTAATGTTTATTTATGTAAAATAAAATATGTTTTGTAA
- a CDS encoding ABC-2 family transporter protein produces the protein MFLKKAYKYISVSKISILQSLQYKVNTFFLLSIIIIPPLTYFFLWKSVYDQQEIIGDYKLSELITYYIISYFFLETKPHAWWEIADSIKNGTFSKYITKPINYFLFYFFSAYSYLFTWWIFAILGVILLFFVLKNYIILPYGLLPFFLSFLFGFLGGVLGYIIEYLLNLLAFWIERPFAFLRILDLSVYFLSGSIIPLDLLPFKKIFLFLPFKYISFFPAQIFIGKAQSVNIVIELFMLILWIIFFYFLSQIVFYFGRKRYSAPGSI, from the coding sequence ATGTTTTTGAAGAAAGCTTATAAATATATAAGTGTTTCAAAGATCAGTATTCTTCAATCTCTCCAGTATAAGGTAAACACATTTTTTCTTTTATCAATTATAATAATTCCGCCTCTTACTTATTTTTTCTTATGGAAATCAGTTTATGATCAACAAGAAATTATTGGTGATTATAAATTATCTGAATTAATAACATATTATATAATTTCTTATTTTTTTCTTGAAACAAAACCACACGCATGGTGGGAAATAGCAGATTCAATAAAGAATGGAACATTTTCTAAATATATAACAAAACCTATTAACTATTTTTTATTTTATTTTTTCTCTGCATATTCTTATTTATTTACCTGGTGGATTTTTGCTATTTTGGGTGTAATTTTATTATTTTTTGTTTTAAAAAATTACATAATTTTACCCTATGGGCTTTTGCCTTTCTTTTTATCTTTTTTATTTGGTTTTTTAGGTGGTGTTTTAGGTTATATAATTGAATACTTATTAAATCTCCTTGCCTTCTGGATTGAGAGGCCTTTTGCTTTTTTAAGAATCTTAGATCTATCAGTATATTTTTTATCAGGTTCAATAATTCCTCTTGATTTACTTCCTTTTAAAAAAATTTTTCTTTTTCTCCCTTTTAAATATATAAGTTTTTTCCCGGCGCAGATTTTTATTGGTAAAGCACAGAGTGTAAATATTGTGATTGAACTATTTATGTTAATTTTATGGATAATATTCTTTTATTTTCTTTCACAGATAGTTTTTTATTTTGGTAGAAAAAGATATAGTGCTCCTGGGAGTATATGA